A region from the Enterobacter roggenkampii genome encodes:
- the sanA gene encoding outer membrane permeability protein SanA, with translation MLKRVFYSLSVLVGILLLIVLGLDRWMSWKTAPYIFDDLQDLPYRQVGVVLGTAKYYRTGVINQYYRYRIQGALNAYNSGKVNYLLLSGDNALQSYNEPVTMRKDLIAAGVDPADIVLDYAGFRTLDSIVRTRKVFDTNDFIIITQRFHCERALFIALHMGIQAQCYAVPSPKDMLSVRVREFGARFGALADLYIFKREPRFLGPLVPIPAMHEVPEDAQGYPAVTPEQLLDMQKKEK, from the coding sequence ATGTTAAAGCGCGTTTTTTACAGCCTGTCTGTCCTGGTCGGCATACTGCTGTTGATCGTGCTCGGCCTCGACCGGTGGATGAGCTGGAAAACCGCCCCCTATATCTTTGACGACCTGCAGGACCTGCCCTATCGTCAGGTTGGGGTAGTGCTCGGCACCGCCAAGTATTACCGCACCGGCGTCATCAACCAGTATTACCGTTACCGCATTCAGGGCGCGCTGAACGCCTACAACAGCGGCAAGGTGAACTACCTTCTGCTGAGCGGCGATAACGCCCTGCAAAGCTATAACGAACCGGTGACGATGCGTAAGGACCTGATTGCCGCGGGCGTGGATCCTGCCGATATCGTGCTCGACTACGCGGGCTTCCGCACCCTGGACTCCATCGTCCGCACGCGCAAGGTCTTCGACACCAACGACTTCATCATCATCACCCAGCGCTTCCACTGCGAGCGCGCGCTGTTTATCGCCCTGCACATGGGCATTCAGGCGCAGTGCTACGCGGTGCCGTCGCCAAAAGATATGCTGAGCGTGCGCGTCCGCGAGTTCGGCGCCCGCTTTGGTGCCCTGGCCGATCTGTATATCTTTAAGCGCGAACCGCGCTTTTTAGGCCCGCTGGTGCCGATTCCGGCGATGCACGAAGTGCCGGAAGACGCGCAGGGTTATCCGGCCGTCACGCCCGAGCAGCTGCTGGATATGCAGAAAAAAGAGAAATAA
- a CDS encoding glutamine synthetase family protein, whose protein sequence is MNAFFLKSLRPYFNFPGLSLPGALNSGLWLDEKIDALQHNVAVEVADYLERYPQTKHVDVYLNDINGTMRGKRLSVESMLSLEKGCYFPLSVYSMDQKGNIAAPLYDEPDRLCVPVAGSLRPCPQDPEHTAQILLTMKDSDGNPCPLEPRAILQNVVARFHQHGLFPVIAPEIEFYLTGQGERDPQNQGCFHMDTSSAHAALFDELEQLAHLQRIPLSGVVAEAESGQYELNLKHSQRVVEVCDNVLALRRLTRYVAEKHGLQANFMAKPFSELSGSGLHIHFSLNDSRGENVFASPVNALSSMMRLCIAGQLALMPASVAILAPGVNAFRRLRKNLTEPVFNSWGYNTRSAALRIPCSDESNRRIEYRLAGADANPYLVIATILTGMLYGLEHIDEGDLPEHDQPELPLFQQEAIEAFARCQYLTDSLGDAFSEQWVACKLSELDWFERIVTQEESHLA, encoded by the coding sequence ATGAATGCGTTTTTCCTCAAAAGTCTCCGCCCGTACTTTAACTTTCCCGGCTTATCACTCCCTGGCGCACTTAATTCTGGCCTCTGGCTGGATGAAAAAATTGACGCCCTGCAGCACAACGTTGCCGTGGAAGTGGCCGATTATCTGGAACGTTACCCGCAAACGAAACATGTTGACGTTTACCTGAACGATATCAACGGCACGATGCGCGGCAAGCGCCTCTCGGTGGAGAGCATGCTGAGCCTGGAAAAAGGCTGTTATTTTCCGCTTTCCGTCTACTCAATGGACCAGAAGGGAAACATCGCCGCCCCGCTTTATGATGAACCCGACCGGCTGTGCGTCCCGGTCGCCGGTTCTCTGCGCCCCTGTCCGCAGGATCCGGAGCACACCGCGCAGATCCTGCTGACGATGAAAGACAGCGACGGTAACCCCTGCCCGCTTGAGCCGCGCGCGATACTGCAGAACGTCGTGGCCCGCTTCCACCAGCACGGCCTTTTCCCGGTGATTGCCCCGGAAATCGAGTTTTACCTGACGGGACAGGGCGAACGCGATCCGCAAAATCAGGGCTGTTTTCACATGGATACCTCGTCGGCGCATGCGGCGCTGTTTGACGAGCTGGAACAGCTGGCGCACCTTCAGCGCATACCGCTGTCAGGGGTGGTAGCGGAAGCCGAGTCCGGACAGTACGAATTAAACCTGAAGCACAGCCAGCGCGTCGTAGAGGTTTGTGATAACGTGCTGGCCCTGCGCCGCCTGACCCGCTATGTCGCTGAAAAGCACGGTCTTCAGGCCAACTTTATGGCTAAGCCGTTCAGCGAGCTTTCCGGCAGCGGTTTGCACATCCATTTCAGCCTGAACGATAGCCGTGGCGAAAACGTTTTTGCCTCGCCGGTGAACGCGCTGAGCAGCATGATGCGCTTGTGCATCGCGGGCCAGCTGGCGCTGATGCCCGCCTCCGTCGCCATTCTTGCGCCGGGGGTCAACGCGTTTCGTCGCCTGCGTAAAAACCTGACGGAACCCGTCTTTAACTCCTGGGGCTATAACACCCGCTCCGCCGCCTTGCGTATTCCCTGCTCGGATGAGAGCAACCGTCGTATCGAGTACCGGCTGGCCGGGGCCGATGCGAATCCGTATCTGGTCATAGCCACTATCCTGACAGGCATGCTGTACGGGCTGGAACATATCGACGAGGGGGATCTCCCTGAGCACGACCAACCCGAACTGCCGCTGTTCCAGCAGGAGGCGATTGAGGCCTTTGCCCGCTGTCAGTATCTCACCGACAGCCTGGGCGACGCCTTTTCCGAACAGTGGGTCGCCTGCAAGCTTTCTGAACTCGACTGGTTTGAGCGGATTGTGACGCAGGAGGAGTCCCATCTGGCATAG
- the mglC gene encoding galactose/methyl galactoside ABC transporter permease MglC — translation MSALNKKSFLTYLKEGGIYVVLLVLLAIIIFQDPTFLSLLNLSNILTQSSVRIIIALGVAGLIVTQGTDLSAGRQVGLAAVIAATLLQSMENANKVFPEMATMPIFVVILIVCAIGAVIGLINGIIIAYLNVTPFITTLGTMIIVYGINSLYYDFVGASPISGFDSGFSTFTQGFIALGSFRLSYITFYALIAVAFVWILWNKTRFGKNIFAIGGNPEAAKVSGVNVALNLLIIYALSGVFYAFGGMLEAGRIGSATNNLGFMYELDAIAACVVGGVSFSGGVGTVLGVVTGVIIFTVINYGLTYIGVNPYWQYIIKGAIIIFAVALDSLKYARKK, via the coding sequence ATGAGTGCGTTAAATAAAAAAAGTTTTCTCACTTACCTGAAAGAAGGCGGTATTTACGTTGTTCTTTTAGTATTGCTGGCAATCATCATTTTCCAGGACCCTACGTTCTTAAGCCTGCTGAACCTGAGTAACATTCTGACCCAGTCCTCCGTGCGTATTATCATTGCGCTGGGCGTGGCGGGCCTGATCGTGACCCAGGGGACGGACCTTTCTGCAGGTCGCCAGGTAGGTCTGGCGGCGGTTATCGCGGCAACCCTGCTGCAGTCGATGGAAAACGCCAACAAGGTCTTCCCGGAAATGGCCACCATGCCGATTTTCGTGGTGATCCTGATTGTCTGCGCCATCGGTGCGGTGATTGGTCTGATCAACGGTATTATCATCGCCTACCTGAACGTGACGCCATTCATCACCACCCTGGGTACGATGATCATCGTTTACGGTATCAACTCCCTGTACTACGACTTCGTCGGTGCTTCGCCCATCTCGGGCTTTGACAGCGGCTTCTCGACCTTTACGCAAGGGTTTATCGCGCTGGGCAGCTTCCGCCTGTCGTATATCACCTTCTATGCGCTGATTGCGGTCGCCTTCGTATGGATCCTGTGGAACAAAACGCGCTTTGGCAAAAACATCTTCGCTATCGGCGGTAACCCGGAAGCGGCGAAAGTCTCCGGCGTAAACGTTGCCCTGAACCTGCTCATCATCTATGCCCTGTCCGGGGTGTTCTACGCCTTCGGCGGGATGCTGGAAGCGGGCCGTATCGGCTCTGCAACGAACAACCTTGGCTTCATGTACGAACTGGATGCGATTGCAGCCTGCGTGGTGGGCGGCGTCTCCTTCAGCGGCGGTGTGGGGACGGTGCTCGGCGTGGTGACCGGTGTGATCATCTTCACCGTCATCAACTACGGATTGACCTACATCGGCGTGAACCCGTACTGGCAGTACATCATCAAGGGCGCCATCATTATCTTCGCGGTTGCGCTGGATTCACTGAAGTACGCCCGTAAGAAGTAA
- the mglA gene encoding galactose/methyl galactoside ABC transporter ATP-binding protein MglA has protein sequence MVSTTTQSSGEYLLEMSGINKSFPGVKALDNVNLKVRPHSIHALMGENGAGKSTLLKCLFGIYQKDSGSILFQGKEIDFHSAKEALENGISMVHQELNLVLQRSVMDNMWLGRYPTKGVFVDQDKMYRDTKAIFDELDIDIDPRARVGTLSVSQMQMIEIAKAFSYDAKIVIMDEPTSSLTEKEVNHLFTIIRKLKDRGCGIVYISHKMEEIFQLCDEITILRDGQWIATQPLEGLDMDKIIAMMVGRSLNQRFPDKENKPGEVILEVRNLTSLRQPSIRDVSFDLHKGEILGIAGLVGAKRTDIVETLFGIREKAEGTITLHGKKINNHNANEAINNGFALVTEERRSTGIYAYLDINFNSLISNIRNYKNKVGLLDNSRMKSDTQWVIDSMRVKTPGHRTQIGSLSGGNQQKVIIGRWLLTQPEILMLDEPTRGIDVGAKFEIYQLIAELAKKNKGIIIISSEMPELLGITDRILVMSNGLVAGIVDTKTTTQNEILRLASLHL, from the coding sequence ATGGTCAGCACAACAACTCAGTCATCCGGTGAATACCTGTTGGAAATGAGCGGTATCAACAAGTCATTTCCCGGCGTTAAGGCACTCGATAATGTTAATTTAAAAGTGCGTCCTCACTCTATTCATGCCTTAATGGGGGAGAACGGTGCGGGTAAATCAACATTATTAAAATGTCTTTTTGGGATCTATCAAAAAGATTCTGGCAGCATTCTTTTTCAGGGGAAAGAGATCGATTTCCATTCAGCGAAAGAAGCACTGGAAAACGGTATCTCGATGGTTCACCAGGAATTAAACCTGGTGCTGCAGCGTTCAGTCATGGATAACATGTGGTTGGGGCGTTATCCCACCAAAGGTGTTTTTGTCGATCAGGACAAAATGTATCGCGACACCAAGGCAATTTTCGACGAGCTGGATATTGATATCGATCCGCGCGCCCGCGTGGGAACATTATCCGTCTCCCAGATGCAGATGATCGAAATTGCCAAAGCGTTCTCCTATGATGCGAAAATTGTCATCATGGACGAACCGACATCCTCATTAACGGAAAAAGAGGTTAACCACCTTTTTACCATTATTCGTAAGCTGAAAGATCGCGGCTGCGGCATTGTGTACATCTCCCACAAAATGGAAGAGATCTTCCAGCTGTGCGATGAGATCACCATCCTGCGCGACGGCCAGTGGATCGCCACGCAGCCGCTGGAAGGGCTGGACATGGACAAGATCATCGCCATGATGGTCGGCCGTTCCCTGAACCAGCGCTTCCCGGACAAAGAGAACAAGCCGGGCGAAGTGATCCTGGAAGTGCGCAACCTGACCTCGTTACGTCAGCCGTCTATCCGCGATGTCTCCTTCGACCTGCACAAGGGTGAAATCCTGGGGATTGCCGGCCTGGTGGGGGCAAAGCGCACCGACATCGTGGAAACCCTGTTTGGCATTCGTGAGAAAGCCGAAGGCACCATTACGCTGCACGGTAAGAAAATCAATAACCACAACGCCAACGAAGCCATTAATAATGGTTTTGCGCTGGTGACGGAAGAGCGTCGTTCGACCGGTATTTATGCTTATCTGGATATTAACTTTAACTCGTTAATTTCTAACATTCGCAATTACAAAAACAAAGTCGGGCTGTTGGATAACTCCCGCATGAAGAGCGATACCCAATGGGTGATTGACTCCATGCGCGTGAAAACGCCAGGCCACCGCACCCAGATTGGTTCGTTGTCAGGCGGTAACCAGCAGAAAGTGATTATTGGCCGTTGGTTATTAACGCAGCCAGAAATTCTGATGCTGGATGAGCCGACCCGCGGTATTGACGTCGGCGCGAAGTTTGAAATTTATCAGCTGATTGCCGAGCTGGCGAAAAAGAATAAAGGGATCATTATCATTTCTTCCGAAATGCCGGAACTGTTAGGGATCACGGACCGTATTCTGGTTATGAGCAATGGTCTCGTCGCCGGTATTGTTGACACCAAAACGACAACGCAAAATGAAATTTTGCGTCTTGCGTCTTTGCACCTTTAA
- the mglB gene encoding galactose/glucose ABC transporter substrate-binding protein MglB, with product MNKKVLTLSAVMASMLFGAAAHAADTRIGVTIYKYDDNFMSVVRKAIEKDAKAAPDVQLLMNDSQNDQSKQNDQIDVLLAKGVKALAINLVDPAAAGTVIEKARGQNVPIVFFNKEPSRKALDSYDKAYYVGTDSKESGIIQGDLIAKHWAANPNWDLNKDGQIQFVLLKGEPGHPDAEARTTYVIKELNDKGLKTQQLALDTAMWDTAQAKDKMDAWLSGPNANKIEVVIANNDAMAMGAVEALKAHNKSSIPVFGVDALPEALALVKSGAMAGTVLNDANNQAKATFDLAKNLADGKGAADGTNWKIDNKIVRVPYVGVDQSNLAEFIGK from the coding sequence ATGAATAAGAAGGTGTTGACCCTGTCTGCTGTAATGGCAAGCATGCTTTTTGGTGCAGCAGCGCACGCTGCGGATACCCGTATTGGTGTGACCATCTATAAATACGACGACAACTTCATGTCTGTTGTGCGTAAAGCGATTGAGAAAGATGCGAAAGCAGCGCCAGACGTTCAGCTGCTGATGAACGACTCCCAGAATGACCAGTCCAAACAGAACGACCAGATCGACGTTCTGCTGGCGAAAGGCGTGAAAGCCCTGGCCATCAACCTGGTTGACCCGGCTGCAGCAGGCACGGTTATTGAAAAAGCGCGCGGCCAGAACGTGCCGATCGTCTTCTTCAACAAAGAACCTTCCCGTAAGGCGCTGGATAGCTACGACAAAGCGTATTACGTCGGTACCGACTCCAAAGAGTCCGGTATTATTCAGGGCGATCTGATCGCGAAACACTGGGCGGCGAACCCGAACTGGGACCTGAACAAAGACGGTCAGATTCAGTTCGTGCTGCTGAAAGGCGAACCGGGCCACCCGGATGCTGAAGCGCGTACCACCTACGTTATCAAAGAGCTGAACGACAAGGGCCTGAAAACCCAGCAGCTGGCGTTAGATACCGCGATGTGGGATACCGCTCAGGCGAAAGATAAGATGGACGCGTGGCTGTCCGGCCCTAACGCCAACAAAATCGAAGTGGTTATCGCCAACAACGATGCGATGGCAATGGGTGCGGTAGAAGCGCTGAAAGCACACAACAAATCCTCTATCCCGGTATTCGGCGTAGATGCGCTGCCAGAAGCGCTGGCGCTGGTTAAATCCGGTGCGATGGCCGGTACCGTGCTGAACGATGCCAACAACCAGGCGAAAGCCACCTTCGATCTGGCGAAAAACCTGGCCGATGGCAAAGGTGCGGCAGATGGCACCAACTGGAAAATTGACAACAAAATCGTTCGCGTACCTTACGTGGGCGTAGACCAGTCCAACCTGGCTGAGTTTATCGGTAAATAA
- the galS gene encoding HTH-type transcriptional regulator GalS: MITIRDVARQAGVSVATVSRVLNNSALVSPETRETVMKAVTQLGYRPNANAQALATQVSDTIGVVVMDVSDAFFGALVKAVDMVAQQHEKYVLIGNSYHEAEKERHAIEVLIRQRCNALIVHSKALSDEELTGLMEQIPGMVLINRIVPGYAHRCVGLDNVSGAMMATKMLINNGHQRIGYLASSHAIEDDELRREGWQNALKEHGITPSESWVGTGTPDMQGGEAAMVELLGRNLQLSAVFAYNDSMAAGALTALKDNGIAVPQHLSLIGFDDIPIARYTDPQLTTVRYPIASMAKLATELALQGAAGMLDPGATHCFMPTLVRRHSVAARQIVVPITN, from the coding sequence ATGATCACCATTCGTGACGTCGCTCGTCAGGCGGGCGTTTCTGTGGCTACCGTCTCACGCGTGCTGAACAATAGCGCGCTGGTCAGCCCTGAAACCCGAGAAACCGTAATGAAAGCCGTGACCCAGCTCGGGTACCGGCCAAATGCCAATGCCCAGGCGCTTGCGACGCAGGTCAGCGACACCATCGGCGTGGTGGTAATGGATGTCTCGGATGCCTTTTTCGGAGCACTGGTGAAAGCGGTCGATATGGTCGCCCAGCAGCATGAGAAATATGTCCTGATCGGCAATAGCTATCATGAGGCGGAAAAAGAACGCCATGCCATTGAAGTACTGATCCGCCAGCGCTGTAACGCCTTGATTGTTCACTCAAAAGCCTTAAGCGATGAAGAGCTAACCGGATTGATGGAGCAGATCCCGGGCATGGTGCTGATCAACCGCATCGTCCCCGGCTATGCCCACCGCTGCGTCGGGCTGGATAACGTCAGCGGCGCCATGATGGCCACGAAAATGCTCATTAACAACGGGCATCAGCGGATCGGTTATCTGGCCTCCAGCCACGCGATTGAAGATGACGAACTGCGGCGCGAGGGGTGGCAAAACGCCCTGAAAGAGCACGGCATTACGCCATCCGAGAGCTGGGTGGGGACCGGCACGCCGGACATGCAGGGCGGTGAAGCGGCGATGGTGGAGCTGCTGGGCCGCAATCTGCAGCTGTCTGCGGTGTTTGCCTATAACGACAGCATGGCGGCAGGCGCCCTGACGGCGCTGAAGGATAACGGCATTGCGGTGCCACAGCATTTATCACTCATTGGTTTCGATGATATCCCGATTGCCCGTTACACCGACCCGCAGCTGACAACCGTGCGTTACCCGATTGCCTCTATGGCGAAACTGGCGACTGAGCTGGCGTTACAGGGGGCCGCAGGCATGCTGGATCCGGGGGCAACACACTGTTTCATGCCGACTTTAGTGCGCCGCCACTCCGTCGCGGCCCGGCAAATTGTGGTTCCGATCACTAACTGA
- the yeiB gene encoding DUF418 domain-containing protein YeiB, which translates to MERNVTLDFVRGVAILGILLLNIAAFGLPKAAYLNPAWYGDITRSDAWTWAILDLFAQVKFLTLFALLFGAGLQLLLKRGTRWIQSRLTLLVILGFIHGLFFWDGDILLAYGLVGLICWRLIRDAHSVKSLFNTGVMLYVMGLGVLLLLGMISGETTNRAWIPDAANLQYEQFWKLKGGTEAISNRADMLGDNLLALGAQYGWQLAGMMLMGASLMRTGWLKGEFSLRHYRRTGAGLVLLGVLINLPAVIAQWHIHWDYRWCAFLLQVPRELSAPFQTIGYAALIYGFWPSLSRLWMVSAIACVGRMALSNYLLQTLICTTLFYRFGLFMKFDRLTLLAFVIPVWAVNLAFSVLWLRYFRQGPLEWVWRQLTARASGISLKNTSR; encoded by the coding sequence ATGGAGCGAAACGTCACGCTCGATTTTGTTCGCGGCGTCGCCATTCTCGGTATCCTGCTGCTTAATATCGCCGCCTTCGGTTTGCCGAAGGCGGCGTATCTCAATCCCGCGTGGTATGGCGACATCACCCGCAGTGATGCCTGGACCTGGGCAATCCTCGATCTCTTTGCGCAGGTCAAATTCCTTACGCTCTTCGCCCTGCTGTTTGGCGCAGGCCTGCAGCTTCTCCTCAAACGCGGCACGCGCTGGATCCAGTCGCGCCTGACGCTGCTGGTTATCCTCGGCTTTATCCATGGCCTGTTCTTCTGGGACGGCGATATTCTTCTCGCGTATGGGTTAGTCGGGCTCATCTGCTGGCGCCTCATTCGCGATGCGCACAGCGTTAAAAGCCTGTTCAACACCGGCGTGATGCTCTATGTCATGGGGCTTGGGGTACTGCTGCTGCTGGGGATGATCTCCGGGGAGACGACGAATCGTGCCTGGATCCCGGATGCTGCTAACCTGCAGTACGAACAGTTCTGGAAGCTGAAGGGCGGTACGGAAGCGATAAGCAACCGCGCGGATATGCTGGGGGATAACCTCCTCGCGCTGGGCGCGCAATACGGCTGGCAGCTGGCGGGCATGATGCTGATGGGCGCGTCACTGATGCGCACCGGCTGGCTGAAAGGGGAATTCAGCCTGCGTCACTATCGTCGCACAGGCGCCGGTCTGGTGCTGCTCGGCGTGCTGATTAACCTCCCGGCGGTGATAGCGCAGTGGCATATCCACTGGGATTACCGCTGGTGCGCGTTCCTGCTCCAGGTGCCGCGTGAACTGAGCGCACCGTTCCAGACCATCGGCTACGCGGCGCTGATCTACGGCTTCTGGCCCTCGCTTTCTCGTCTGTGGATGGTCAGCGCTATCGCCTGCGTAGGACGCATGGCGTTAAGCAATTACCTCCTGCAAACGCTGATCTGCACCACGCTTTTCTATCGCTTTGGCCTGTTTATGAAATTCGACCGACTTACGCTGCTGGCGTTTGTTATTCCGGTCTGGGCAGTAAACCTGGCGTTTTCTGTTCTCTGGCTACGCTATTTCCGCCAGGGACCGCTGGAGTGGGTATGGCGTCAGTTAACCGCACGTGCTTCAGGGATATCATTGAAAAATACATCCAGATAA
- the folE gene encoding GTP cyclohydrolase I FolE, whose product MSSLSKEAALVHEALVARGLETPLRPPVQDLDNETRKRLIAGHMTDIMELLNLDLSDDSLMETPHRIAKMYVDEIFSGLDYANFPKITVIENKMKVDEMVTVRDITLTSTCEHHFVTIDGKATVAYIPKDTVIGLSKINRIVQFFAQRPQVQERLTQQILTALQTLLGTNNVAVSIDAVHYCVKARGVRDATSATTTTSLGGLFKSSQNTRQEFLRAVRHHN is encoded by the coding sequence ATGTCATCACTCAGTAAAGAAGCTGCCCTGGTCCATGAAGCCCTGGTTGCGCGCGGTCTTGAAACGCCACTGCGTCCGCCCGTACAGGATTTGGACAATGAAACCCGCAAGCGTCTGATTGCCGGTCACATGACCGACATCATGGAGCTGCTGAATCTCGATCTGAGTGACGACAGTCTGATGGAGACGCCGCACCGCATCGCGAAAATGTACGTCGACGAAATTTTCTCCGGCCTGGATTACGCCAACTTCCCGAAAATCACCGTCATTGAAAACAAGATGAAAGTGGATGAGATGGTAACGGTCCGCGATATCACGCTGACCAGCACCTGCGAACACCATTTCGTGACCATCGACGGTAAAGCGACCGTGGCGTATATCCCCAAAGATACGGTGATTGGTCTGTCGAAGATCAACCGCATCGTGCAGTTCTTCGCTCAGCGTCCGCAGGTGCAGGAGCGCCTGACCCAGCAGATCCTGACCGCGCTGCAAACGCTGCTGGGCACTAATAACGTGGCCGTCTCTATCGACGCGGTTCACTACTGCGTGAAAGCGCGCGGCGTGCGCGATGCCACCAGTGCGACCACCACAACCTCGCTGGGCGGTCTGTTTAAATCGAGCCAGAATACCCGCCAGGAGTTCCTGCGCGCCGTACGTCACCACAACTAA
- a CDS encoding YbfB/YjiJ family MFS transporter, with protein sequence MALRIALSGFVVLVVAMGIGRFAFTPQVPLMIAAGQLTLTSAGLVAAMNYLGYLVGAWDAMRAHRFVETRLWLGITGAVALTLLSAAADNAVVHGLLRFVIGCMSGWSMVLIAAWTNERLGQLGKPGLSAAVFAGPGAGIALSGLLAVYIQAKSLSAGAAWQIYGVLALVLIALVARYLPRSGQLHRPGTAPEPLVLTADLTRLVWSYSLAGFGYILPATFLSQMAAVRFPGSLFAQFVWPIFGLAAVVGIALSILLRHTSTANRRLAIVLWLQGAGVLAAWLLPGIGGLLTGGLLVGGGFLCAVQLSLLYGRELAPNHTRYMAGLLTTGYAIGQLIGPVTSALSTWLTHRLEPALGLAGIALFVGGALVWNRHAERQQQSQ encoded by the coding sequence ATGGCGCTGCGTATTGCGCTCAGTGGGTTTGTCGTTCTGGTGGTGGCGATGGGGATAGGGCGCTTTGCCTTTACGCCTCAGGTACCGCTGATGATTGCTGCCGGACAGCTTACGCTGACCAGCGCGGGTCTGGTGGCGGCGATGAATTATCTGGGCTATCTGGTGGGGGCGTGGGATGCGATGCGTGCGCACCGCTTCGTTGAAACGCGCCTCTGGCTGGGCATCACCGGCGCGGTGGCGCTGACGCTGCTCTCCGCGGCAGCGGATAACGCCGTCGTGCACGGCCTGCTGCGCTTCGTGATTGGCTGCATGAGCGGCTGGTCGATGGTACTCATTGCCGCCTGGACCAACGAACGGCTGGGGCAGCTGGGTAAACCGGGCCTGAGCGCTGCGGTGTTTGCCGGACCGGGGGCGGGCATTGCCCTGAGCGGGCTGCTCGCCGTCTATATTCAGGCGAAGTCCCTGTCGGCCGGGGCGGCATGGCAAATCTACGGCGTACTGGCGCTGGTGCTGATTGCGCTGGTGGCGCGCTACCTGCCGCGATCCGGGCAGCTCCATCGACCCGGCACCGCGCCGGAGCCGCTGGTGCTGACGGCGGATTTAACGCGTCTGGTCTGGAGCTACAGCCTGGCCGGGTTTGGCTATATCCTTCCGGCGACCTTCCTGTCGCAAATGGCGGCCGTGCGTTTTCCCGGCAGCCTGTTTGCCCAGTTTGTCTGGCCGATTTTTGGTCTCGCCGCCGTGGTGGGGATTGCGCTCAGTATTCTGTTACGCCATACCTCAACGGCTAACCGCAGGCTGGCGATCGTACTGTGGTTACAGGGCGCAGGCGTGCTGGCGGCCTGGCTGTTGCCGGGGATTGGCGGTTTGCTGACGGGTGGGCTGCTGGTGGGCGGCGGCTTTTTGTGTGCCGTGCAGCTCTCTCTTTTATACGGCCGCGAGCTGGCGCCAAACCACACGCGTTATATGGCAGGCCTGCTCACCACCGGGTATGCGATTGGGCAGTTGATTGGTCCGGTCACCTCGGCGTTATCAACCTGGCTTACCCACCGGCTGGAGCCCGCACTGGGGCTGGCGGGCATTGCGCTGTTCGTTGGAGGAGCGCTTGTCTGGAATCGTCACGCTGAAAGGCAACAGCAATCGCAATAA
- the fghA gene encoding S-formylglutathione hydrolase — MELLEEHRCFEGRQQRWRHDSTSLNCAMTFSIFLPPTENPPVLFWLSGLTCNDENFTTKAGAQRIAAELGIALVMPDTSPRGDDVADDAGYDLGKGAGFYLNATEQPWARHYRMYDYLRDELPALVQSQFAVGERCAISGHSMGGHGALIMALKNPGKYVSVSAFAPIVNPTQVPWGQKAFTHYLGEDVEKWQAWDSCALMLASKAEEAIPTLIDQGDADQFLAGQLQPAVLAEAARQKDWPLTLRIQPGYDHSYYFIASFIEDHLRFHAEHLFA, encoded by the coding sequence ATGGAACTGCTCGAAGAGCACCGTTGTTTTGAAGGTCGACAGCAGCGCTGGCGGCACGACTCCACCTCTCTGAACTGTGCAATGACGTTCAGCATTTTCCTGCCGCCGACGGAAAACCCGCCGGTTTTGTTCTGGCTTTCCGGCCTGACCTGTAACGACGAAAACTTCACCACCAAAGCGGGCGCGCAGCGTATTGCCGCCGAGCTGGGCATTGCGCTGGTGATGCCAGACACCAGCCCGCGTGGCGACGATGTGGCCGACGATGCCGGATACGACCTGGGCAAAGGCGCCGGGTTTTATCTCAATGCGACCGAGCAGCCCTGGGCGCGCCACTACCGCATGTATGATTACCTTCGGGATGAACTTCCTGCGCTGGTGCAGTCGCAGTTTGCGGTTGGCGAGCGCTGCGCGATCAGCGGCCACTCGATGGGCGGACACGGGGCGCTCATCATGGCGCTGAAAAATCCGGGGAAATACGTCAGCGTGTCGGCATTTGCACCGATTGTGAACCCAACGCAGGTGCCGTGGGGGCAGAAAGCCTTCACACACTATCTGGGTGAGGATGTGGAAAAATGGCAGGCATGGGACAGCTGCGCGCTGATGCTGGCCAGCAAAGCTGAAGAAGCCATTCCCACCCTTATCGATCAGGGTGATGCGGACCAGTTCCTCGCCGGACAGCTGCAGCCTGCGGTGCTGGCAGAAGCGGCACGCCAGAAAGACTGGCCGCTGACGCTGCGCATTCAGCCGGGATACGATCACAGCTATTATTTCATCGCGTCCTTTATTGAGGATCATCTCCGCTTCCATGCGGAGCATTTGTTTGCATAA